The following are encoded in a window of Pseudomonas multiresinivorans genomic DNA:
- the trxA gene encoding thioredoxin TrxA, translating into MSEHIVNVTDASFEQDVLKSDGPVLVDYWAEWCGPCKMIAPVLDEIAKDYQGKLKVCKLNIDENQDTPPKYGVRGIPTLMLFKGGNVEATKVGALSKSQLAAFLDSNI; encoded by the coding sequence ATGAGCGAACATATCGTCAATGTTACCGATGCCAGCTTCGAGCAGGACGTACTGAAGTCCGACGGTCCCGTGCTGGTCGACTACTGGGCCGAATGGTGCGGTCCGTGCAAGATGATCGCCCCGGTACTCGACGAGATCGCCAAGGACTATCAGGGCAAGCTGAAAGTCTGCAAGCTGAACATCGACGAGAATCAGGACACCCCGCCGAAGTATGGCGTGCGTGGCATTCCGACCCTGATGCTGTTCAAGGGCGGTAACGTCGAAGCCACCAAGGTCGGCGCACTGTCCAAGTCGCAGCTGGCTGCCTTCCTCGACAGCAACATCTGA
- the rho gene encoding transcription termination factor Rho, giving the protein MNLTELKQKPIAELLEMSDAMGLENMARSRKQDIIFALLKKHAKSGEEISGDGVLEILQDGFGFLRSADSSYLAGPDDIYVSPSQIRRFNLRTGDTIIGKIRPPKEGERYFALLKVDSINFDRPENAKNKILFENLTPLFPTKRLTMEAGNGSTEDLTGRVIDLCSPIGKGQRGLIVAPPKAGKTIMLQNIASNITRNNPECHLIVLLIDERPEEVTEMQRTVRGEVVASTFDEPPTRHVQVAEMVIEKAKRLVEHKKDVIILLDSITRLARAYNTVIPSSGKVLTGGVDAHALEKPKRFFGAARNIEEGGSLTILATALIETGSKMDEVIYEEFKGTGNSELILDRRISEKRVFPAININRSGTRREELLTGEEELQRMWILRKILHPMDEIAAVEFLLDKLRQTKTNDEFFDSMKRSK; this is encoded by the coding sequence ATGAATCTGACCGAACTCAAGCAAAAGCCGATTGCCGAATTGCTGGAAATGTCCGATGCCATGGGCCTGGAAAACATGGCCCGTTCGCGCAAGCAGGACATCATCTTCGCGCTGCTGAAGAAGCACGCGAAAAGCGGCGAGGAAATCTCCGGTGACGGCGTGCTGGAGATTCTCCAGGATGGCTTCGGCTTCCTGCGCTCCGCCGATTCCTCGTACCTGGCCGGCCCGGACGACATCTATGTCTCGCCCAGCCAGATCCGTCGCTTCAACCTGCGCACGGGCGATACCATCATCGGCAAGATTCGTCCGCCGAAGGAAGGCGAGCGTTACTTCGCCCTGCTGAAAGTCGACTCGATCAACTTCGATCGTCCGGAGAACGCGAAGAACAAGATTCTCTTCGAGAACCTGACGCCGCTGTTCCCGACCAAGCGCCTGACCATGGAAGCCGGCAACGGCTCCACCGAGGACCTCACCGGCCGTGTGATCGACCTCTGCTCGCCGATCGGCAAGGGCCAGCGCGGCCTGATCGTCGCCCCGCCGAAAGCGGGCAAGACGATCATGCTGCAGAACATCGCCTCGAACATCACCCGCAACAACCCCGAGTGCCACCTGATCGTCCTGCTGATCGACGAGCGCCCGGAAGAAGTGACCGAGATGCAGCGCACCGTGCGCGGCGAAGTGGTCGCTTCCACCTTCGACGAGCCGCCGACCCGCCACGTGCAGGTTGCCGAGATGGTGATCGAGAAGGCCAAGCGCCTGGTCGAGCACAAGAAGGACGTAATCATCCTGCTCGACTCCATTACTCGCCTGGCCCGTGCCTACAACACCGTGATCCCCAGCTCCGGCAAGGTGCTCACCGGTGGTGTCGACGCCCACGCCCTGGAAAAGCCCAAGCGCTTCTTCGGCGCCGCGCGCAACATCGAGGAAGGCGGTTCGCTGACCATCCTCGCCACCGCGCTGATCGAAACCGGCTCGAAGATGGACGAAGTGATCTACGAGGAATTCAAGGGCACCGGTAACTCGGAGCTGATCCTCGACCGTCGCATCTCGGAAAAACGCGTGTTCCCGGCGATCAACATCAACCGTTCGGGCACCCGTCGCGAAGAGCTGCTCACCGGTGAGGAAGAGCTGCAGCGCATGTGGATCCTGCGCAAGATCCTCCACCCGATGGACGAGATCGCCGCGGTCGAGTTCCTGCTGGACAAGCTGCGCCAGACCAAGACCAACGACGAGTTCTTCGATTCGATGAAGCGCAGCAAGTAA
- the ubiD gene encoding 4-hydroxy-3-polyprenylbenzoate decarboxylase, producing MQYRDLREFIAALEQRGQLKRIQAPVSPVLEMTEVCDRTLRAKGPALLFEKPTGFDMPVLGNLFGTPERVALGMGAEDVSELREIGKLLAFLKEPEPPKGLKDAWSKLPIFKKVINMAPKVLKDAPCQEVIEEGDDVDLSKLPVQTCWPGDVAPLITWGLTVTRGPNKERQNLGIYRQQVIGRNKVIMRWLSHRGGALDFREWCQKHPGQPYPVAVALGADPATILGAVTPVPDNLSEYAFAGLLRGHKTELVKCIGSDLQVPASAEIVLEGVIHPGEMADEGPYGDHTGYYNEVDRFPVFTVERITRRQKPIYHSTYTGRPPDEPAILGVALNEVFVPILQKQFPEITDFYLPPEGCSYRMAVVTMKKQYPGHAKRVMLGVWSFLRQFMYTKFVIVTDDDINARDWNDVIWAITTRMDPKRDTVMIDNTPIDYLDFASPISGLGSKMGLDATHKWPGETSREWGRVIEKDPAVTRRVDEIWASLGID from the coding sequence ATGCAGTATCGCGACCTGCGCGAGTTCATCGCTGCCCTGGAGCAGCGCGGACAGCTCAAGCGCATCCAGGCGCCGGTATCCCCGGTGCTGGAAATGACCGAGGTGTGCGACCGCACCCTGCGCGCCAAGGGCCCGGCCCTGCTGTTCGAAAAGCCCACCGGCTTCGACATGCCTGTGCTCGGCAACCTGTTCGGTACGCCCGAGCGCGTGGCCCTGGGCATGGGCGCCGAGGACGTCTCCGAGCTGCGCGAGATTGGCAAGCTGCTGGCCTTCCTCAAGGAGCCTGAGCCGCCCAAGGGGCTGAAGGACGCCTGGTCCAAGCTGCCGATCTTCAAGAAGGTCATCAACATGGCGCCCAAGGTCCTCAAGGACGCGCCGTGCCAGGAAGTGATCGAGGAGGGCGATGATGTCGACCTGTCGAAACTGCCGGTGCAGACCTGCTGGCCCGGCGACGTCGCGCCGCTGATCACCTGGGGCCTGACCGTCACCCGCGGGCCGAACAAGGAACGGCAGAACCTGGGCATCTATCGCCAGCAGGTGATCGGCCGCAACAAGGTCATCATGCGCTGGCTGAGCCACCGTGGCGGCGCGCTGGACTTCCGCGAGTGGTGCCAGAAGCATCCCGGCCAGCCCTATCCGGTGGCCGTGGCCCTCGGCGCGGACCCGGCGACCATCCTCGGCGCTGTCACTCCGGTGCCGGATAACCTCTCCGAATACGCCTTCGCCGGCCTGCTGCGCGGCCACAAGACCGAACTGGTCAAGTGCATCGGCAGCGACCTGCAGGTACCGGCCAGCGCCGAAATCGTCCTCGAAGGGGTGATCCACCCCGGCGAGATGGCCGATGAAGGCCCCTATGGCGACCACACCGGCTACTACAACGAGGTGGACCGCTTCCCGGTGTTCACCGTCGAGCGCATCACTCGCCGGCAGAAGCCGATCTACCACAGCACCTACACCGGTCGCCCGCCGGATGAGCCGGCGATCCTCGGTGTGGCGCTGAACGAAGTCTTCGTGCCGATCCTGCAGAAGCAGTTCCCGGAGATCACCGACTTCTACCTGCCGCCCGAAGGCTGCTCCTACCGCATGGCGGTGGTGACCATGAAGAAGCAGTACCCCGGCCACGCCAAGCGCGTGATGCTCGGTGTCTGGTCGTTCCTGCGACAGTTCATGTACACCAAGTTCGTTATCGTCACCGACGACGACATCAACGCCCGCGACTGGAACGACGTGATCTGGGCCATTACCACGCGCATGGACCCCAAGCGCGACACGGTGATGATCGACAACACGCCGATCGACTACCTGGACTTCGCCTCGCCGATTTCCGGCCTGGGCTCGAAGATGGGCCTGGACGCCACCCACAAGTGGCCGGGCGAGACCAGCCGCGAGTGGGGCCGGGTGATCGAGAAGGACCCGGCGGTAACCCGTCGGGTCGATGAAATCTGGGCGAGCCTGGGCATCGATTGA